The sequence GCTAAGGCACCTTACATTATTTTATCTGGGGGCACCAATAAAAAGAGAAGGGGGCCcaggaagaaaaaatttatttgtactcagagaagagaaaaagaaaaaaaagaatttcctttagtaTTATGAGAAAGGCGACAAGGCTTGTCCTGGCAAAGTTCTCTGCGCCGATTATGTATACACTTTTATTCAATCATTGTATCACTCGGTGTCTGACATTTGGTCAATAGTGCAATCTACCACCGATCAGAATAAAACAGCCACCCCAGAGCACCTTGGAATTTCATTACTTTCCTTTCAATGTAGTCCTTATAACTAGATGTTTATTTGGAAACACAAATTTAAAGTTCAATTCTGTGCCTTGTCAATATTAGTAAAACGTCAAAGATCCTAGACGTTACTGtaaacctgattttttttccctatttatttatttattcaactggAGAAAAAGAGTTGAAAGAGGGACAGTAGGGTAcaagaaggaaatattaaaaattaaatttgaaataaaaaaaggatGAGACAAATTTTACTGGTATGAAGGACCTATTTATTCAATATTCAAAGTTATCagtacaaaaatgtaaaaatacacagaaaaaataattttacacatGTATTTAGTTTCCTGTATATGGTAAAGGACATTGAAAGTGAAGATCGGTAGGAAAATAATGATATTAACATATAATGTCATTAATTACAAAGAAACAGCACAATGTGATCTGACAGAAATGGGATTGGTTTTGTCCAGACCCAGGTGTAAATAGTGGCTCAACCATATATTAGCTGTTGACTTTGGCATAAGTTTtgcctaagcctcagttttctcatctgatgaTGAGGGTAGTGACACCAACTTGATGAGCTGGGCAGGAGATGAAATATAATAGCATTTATCCAAATCACTTGACATAGTAAGCTCTTAACATTCATTTCCTCTCAGCTCTTTACTCCTTTTGCACAGAAATCAGAATAAGAATTAGCCAGTGATCttacaactttatttttattgtccttCATacattcctttcctcctttatttatTCAAGATCTATTTTGTACCAAATGAATTGATATGTTTTAAGGCTGTATAGGAACAAATGAATCAACGAGAGGCTCAATGAGAAATGATGTTCTTATAAGTCAAATGCTGTGTTTATATTAAAACTTTCTGAGGAAAGACATTTTATTAGTAAATCAGAAGATTCTTTTGTTGGGCTAATATtggttaaatattttaacagcGTGCAGAAAGAATATGGTCAGGGCATTATTGGTGTGTCACATATAGTGTTAAAGTGCTGTTTTTAGATAGAAAGGAATCCCTATAAACTCATAAGAGAAACCAAAACACCTGGTGTAGTGATAGAATTGACAACTTAcagtttttaaatcaaatatatttcattgcatcataacacatttttttttaaagacacatttATTCAGCGTCATGATCAGACTATTACATTTAGCAATCAACAGCatgggtgcaaaaaaaaaaaaaaaatctacattaaaaCCCTTTGTTGGAATGCTTTACACTTTCCACAGAACAGAAACTAAAGTAACCTGTTATACAATTAGTCACAAATACAGTCCCCGAGTTTTTTTGGCCATACACATGAGTATTGTCAaaacatgtcttctttgtagCAGCTAGGCCCTGCCACCACTGTGCTTGGCTGAGTTCACAAATCTGTTGTAACCTGTAGCTTCCCTgtcccttctctggctctcctctcctgctaaGCTTTGTTTCCTGGCAGTAATCAAAACCTTCTGCCACCGCCatagctactgctgctgctggaacCACCATAGCCACCTTGGTTTCGGGGTTTGGCAAAGTATTGGCCTCCACCACCATAGGGGCCAGAACTGCTGCCTCCAAAGTTTCCTCCTTTCATGGGTCCAAAATTTGAAGATTGATTGTTGTAACTGCCAAAATCATTGTAGCTTCCACCACCTCCAAAATTGCTTCCATCATTACCGAATCCATTATAgccatccccactgccaccatATCCACCGCCACCGCGGCTGCCACCCAAGGCACCTCGACCACTGAAGTCTCCTCCACGACCACCACCAAAGTTTCCAGAACCACTTCGACCTCTTTGGCTGGATGAGGCACTAGTCATCTCTTGCTGAGATCGGGCTTTCCTTACTTCACAGTTGCGGCCATTCACAGTGTGGTATTTCTGAATGACAATCTTGTCTACAGAGTCATGGTCATCAAAGGTTATGAAAGCAAAGCCTCTCTTTTTGCCACTGCCTCGATCAGTCATGATTTCAGTCACTTCTATTTTCCCATACTGTTCAAAATAATCTCTTAGATGATGTTCTTCAGTGTCTTCTTTAATGCCACCAACAAAAATCTTCTTCACAGTTAAGTGGACACCAGGTCTTTGAGAATCTTCTCTTGAGACGGCCCTCTTTGGTTCCACAACTCTTCTATCCACCTCGTGTGGCCTTGCATTCATGGCCGCATCCACCTCCTCCACGGTGGCATATGTGACAAACCCGAAGCCTCTGGAGCGTTTGGTGTTTGGATCCCTCATTACCACACAATCTGTGAGCGTCCCCCACTGCTCAAAATGGCTCCTTAGACTCTCATCGGTTGTTTCAAAGCTCAAACCTCCGATGACGAGCTTCTGCAGCTGTTCGGGCTCTTTGGGTGACTCTGACTTAGACATGACGGCAGCGGGGGGAGGGAAACGTCAGCGATGCTTACTCGGCGGCGTCCACGAGCAGAAAgcaataacacattttaaaattctttccttttGCAGTAGAAAGAAACAGTACCATTCATGTCCTGTCTttctgtgtgggtgtgtgtgttgttttgtttagAAACTTTGGAATCATTTTCTAAATTACTATGTGTGATACCAAATGCAGTATTAAACTTCCCATTCGTACTTTAGTTTTAATCTTCAGTTGCAAttgttttcatgtgcttcaaATCAGttaaatattattctttattttgtttttgccacaACAATGATTTTGGCTATTATGGTTGGAGCTAAATctgttcttattgatttataaaaaagtgaaaatatattaGAACACTATAATGTTAATCGTCTCAAAACAATCccatatattttatcacatttctTTGGGGATATACATTTTACAAGAAGCTTTATATTTTCGAgtgatttttcaaataattataacAGTAATTAATATTTACTGGGTCCTTACTCTGTGCCAAATATTGTTCTAAGTTCTTTATGCATACTaacccatttaatcttcacaacaaacaTTATGAGGTA is a genomic window of Kogia breviceps isolate mKogBre1 chromosome 12, mKogBre1 haplotype 1, whole genome shotgun sequence containing:
- the LOC131766287 gene encoding heterogeneous nuclear ribonucleoprotein A1-like, which produces MSKSESPKEPEQLQKLVIGGLSFETTDESLRSHFEQWGTLTDCVVMRDPNTKRSRGFGFVTYATVEEVDAAMNARPHEVDRRVVEPKRAVSREDSQRPGVHLTVKKIFVGGIKEDTEEHHLRDYFEQYGKIEVTEIMTDRGSGKKRGFAFITFDDHDSVDKIVIQKYHTVNGRNCEVRKARSQQEMTSASSSQRGRSGSGNFGGGRGGDFSGRGALGGSRGGGGYGGSGDGYNGFGNDGSNFGGGGSYNDFGSYNNQSSNFGPMKGGNFGGSSSGPYGGGGQYFAKPRNQGGYGGSSSSSSYGGGRRF